A single window of Leptolyngbya ohadii IS1 DNA harbors:
- a CDS encoding TPM domain-containing protein has protein sequence MSNPAEKTYPVRVLFSVLAGLLITVLSWSIAPVAQAYDNPDLLPNYQTPVIDLADSLTTTQQETLEQDLATFEAETGWKLRVLTQYDRTPGRAVKEFWGLDDHSVMLVADPRGGNLLNFSVGDDLFNLMPRTFWIELQTRYGNQFFVRENGEDASILGALDSIKTCIRQGGCQVVPGLPKEQWILTLITSLIGGVVFGFAAQPRGSKQGFSWQWALIFSPLWGILFIAFGIGPVVTRTSDWLPLFRNIAGFMLGALVAYLSPMLNASSASET, from the coding sequence ATGTCCAACCCAGCTGAGAAAACCTACCCGGTTCGAGTTTTGTTTAGCGTTCTAGCAGGATTACTCATTACTGTGTTGTCCTGGTCGATCGCTCCCGTGGCACAGGCATACGACAATCCCGATTTGCTGCCTAATTATCAAACTCCGGTGATCGATCTAGCAGACTCCCTAACCACCACTCAGCAGGAGACATTAGAGCAAGATTTAGCAACATTTGAGGCGGAGACGGGCTGGAAGCTGCGTGTGCTTACCCAGTACGATCGCACACCGGGACGCGCCGTTAAGGAGTTTTGGGGGCTGGACGATCACAGCGTCATGCTGGTTGCTGACCCGCGCGGCGGCAATTTGCTGAACTTTAGTGTGGGCGATGACCTCTTTAATCTCATGCCCCGCACCTTCTGGATTGAACTGCAAACCCGCTACGGCAATCAGTTTTTTGTGCGGGAGAACGGGGAAGATGCTTCGATTCTGGGCGCACTGGACTCGATTAAGACCTGCATTCGGCAGGGGGGCTGTCAGGTGGTGCCAGGACTACCCAAGGAACAATGGATTCTCACCCTGATCACGTCTTTGATCGGCGGCGTGGTGTTTGGCTTTGCCGCTCAGCCGCGTGGAAGTAAGCAGGGCTTTTCCTGGCAGTGGGCGCTAATTTTCTCGCCGCTCTGGGGCATCCTATTTATTGCGTTCGGCATTGGTCCTGTTGTGACTCGCACCTCCGATTGGTTGCCCCTCTTTCGCAACATTGCTGGATTTATGCTGGGCGCACTGGTAGCCTACCTGTCTCCTATGCTGAATGCATCTTCTGCTTCTGAGACTTGA
- a CDS encoding phosphate ABC transporter permease, which yields MLIPLTRKKFEDLIPIFATGGQYKYYWGKPSDVLRRFLYSLTAVVAIVLFEFLTGGFLRNIFFVTGFMTGFYWLWSPIFFATQRNLGCRRYKFSGFLQAEVLDVFTSEELVGTEETVNKRGDLVVIENRERCLNLEIGDEAGFYTKVQVPLQRDHRGIRPGDRVALVVMSDRRDLSLISKISDVYLFDYDLWVSNYPYLQRQIFSELCRRMEHSIETQDFSDLRGEQPEKRRGQRYVEPYDERYDERYVKPYDEYDDRDTPSDRFADPYGSSSRRRDNRYEQFDDSASANDYPDRPNRSRSNRPNSGRQAPPTNRPPLRLDPYPDDRRDDWD from the coding sequence ATGTTGATTCCCCTTACGCGCAAGAAATTTGAAGACCTGATTCCAATTTTTGCCACGGGAGGGCAGTACAAATACTACTGGGGCAAGCCCTCGGACGTTCTCCGACGATTTCTATACTCGCTGACAGCGGTTGTGGCGATCGTTTTATTTGAGTTTCTCACAGGTGGATTTCTCCGCAATATCTTCTTTGTAACGGGATTTATGACGGGGTTCTACTGGTTGTGGTCTCCTATTTTTTTTGCAACGCAGCGGAATCTAGGCTGTCGGCGGTACAAGTTCAGCGGCTTTCTTCAGGCGGAAGTGCTGGATGTGTTTACCAGTGAGGAACTGGTCGGGACGGAAGAGACGGTAAATAAGCGCGGCGATCTGGTAGTGATTGAAAACCGGGAACGCTGTCTCAATCTTGAAATTGGCGACGAAGCGGGCTTCTACACTAAGGTACAAGTTCCTCTTCAGCGGGATCATCGCGGCATTCGTCCGGGCGATCGGGTGGCGCTGGTTGTAATGTCGGATCGGCGTGACCTCAGCCTGATTTCTAAAATCTCCGACGTTTATCTGTTCGACTACGATCTCTGGGTTTCCAATTATCCCTACCTTCAGCGGCAGATATTTTCGGAACTGTGTCGGCGCATGGAACACTCGATCGAAACCCAGGACTTTAGCGATCTGCGGGGAGAGCAGCCGGAGAAGCGTAGAGGACAGCGGTACGTCGAGCCATACGATGAACGTTACGACGAGCGGTACGTCAAGCCATATGACGAATATGACGATCGCGATACCCCATCCGATCGCTTTGCTGACCCCTACGGCTCTTCTTCTAGAAGGCGGGACAATCGGTACGAGCAGTTTGACGACTCCGCTTCCGCAAACGACTATCCCGATCGACCCAACCGCAGCAGAAGCAATCGACCGAATTCTGGGCGTCAGGCTCCCCCAACTAACCGACCTCCCCTGCGGCTTGATCCCTACCCGGACGATCGGCGGGATGACTGGGACTAG
- a CDS encoding HesB/IscA family protein — MIHLSSAAVTEVNRIQAQSAHVRPLFRLSVEAGGCADLYYVLALDEQMQAGDQVVRCDGVEIVVDAHSLPYLDGLMLDYTEDLMGGGFRFHNPNAVQSCGCGNSFSVAPSP, encoded by the coding sequence ATGATCCACCTAAGTTCAGCAGCCGTCACCGAGGTTAACCGCATCCAGGCACAGTCTGCCCATGTTCGCCCCTTATTTCGTCTGAGTGTAGAGGCAGGAGGCTGTGCAGATTTGTACTATGTGCTGGCGCTTGATGAGCAGATGCAGGCAGGCGATCAGGTGGTGCGCTGTGATGGGGTAGAGATTGTGGTGGATGCCCACAGTTTGCCCTACCTGGATGGACTGATGCTGGACTACACCGAAGACCTGATGGGCGGCGGCTTTCGCTTTCATAATCCCAACGCGGTGCAAAGCTGCGGCTGCGGCAATTCCTTCTCGGTAGCGCCATCCCCCTAA
- a CDS encoding phosphodiester glycosidase family protein: MTNHRIRTHRRRRHHQRRSLRATAKGGSTYLSQPFSLRRVHWIMTAPLLVVALSMTLSRQRGFADTFEQPIPQRAFLSPAWVPTIAQASIPVPLTRQGTQITLNGRPLNAVWSQRQQQIGISDASLIRGFGVNLISSSDETKQPVEWFSNTADGTGSPLKLSTWLTEQYRYLNISELAERFGWQVQVAGANLQINTPDAKILSVRQGRQSWGDRLVIDLDRATPWQISEERGTAIITVNAPIDPALVRSFRGRAGGYVRGISVASSGDRTVIRIRMADAAQSRVWSLNNPNRILVDIRPDALQEKSIAWSPGVRWTQQYVSLGANRFPVVALEIDPRSPEVKLRPIWGNPDMKGTQPLVTTAQRSQAAAAINGGFFNRNNQLPLGAIRRDERWMSGPILNRGAIGWNENGDVAIGRLSIQETLIADNGNRIALRSLNSGFVNAGVARYTREWGTSYTPIINNELIVTVQNNRVVRQQQMGLAGQTAVNIPSDGYLLVVRSDRNAASALTAGTAVQTELTVSPDNFGNYSQILGGGPVLMLDGQIVLNPTAEQFSTAFIQQAAPRSVIATTGTGKLMLITVHNRIGGAGPTLSEAARIVQQFGTVNALNLDGGSSTSLYLGGQLIDRPASTAARVHNGIGVFVQPRL, encoded by the coding sequence GTGACAAACCATCGAATTCGCACCCATCGTCGTCGTCGGCATCACCAGCGGCGATCGCTCCGCGCAACCGCCAAAGGCGGATCGACTTACCTTTCCCAGCCCTTCAGCCTCCGGAGGGTTCACTGGATTATGACTGCTCCCCTGCTGGTGGTTGCCCTCTCGATGACCCTTTCCCGCCAGCGGGGCTTTGCCGATACCTTTGAGCAGCCCATTCCCCAGCGGGCATTCCTGAGTCCTGCCTGGGTTCCGACGATCGCGCAGGCATCTATCCCGGTGCCGCTCACCCGCCAGGGCACGCAGATTACGCTTAACGGTCGTCCCCTCAATGCCGTCTGGAGTCAGCGACAGCAGCAAATTGGCATCAGCGATGCCTCCCTGATCCGGGGATTTGGCGTCAATCTGATTAGCAGCAGCGACGAAACCAAACAGCCCGTCGAGTGGTTCTCCAATACAGCAGACGGCACAGGCTCTCCGCTGAAGCTGTCCACATGGCTCACGGAGCAATACCGCTATCTCAATATCTCGGAGTTGGCGGAGCGGTTTGGCTGGCAAGTTCAGGTCGCAGGAGCCAATCTGCAAATTAACACGCCCGATGCCAAAATCCTCTCTGTGCGGCAGGGGCGGCAGTCCTGGGGCGATCGTCTGGTCATCGATCTCGATCGGGCAACCCCCTGGCAAATCAGCGAAGAAAGGGGGACTGCGATCATTACCGTGAACGCACCGATCGATCCTGCCTTGGTCAGAAGTTTCCGGGGACGCGCAGGTGGCTATGTGCGGGGAATTAGCGTGGCGAGCAGCGGCGATCGCACCGTAATTCGGATTCGGATGGCGGATGCTGCCCAATCGCGGGTCTGGTCACTGAATAACCCCAATCGAATTCTGGTGGATATTCGTCCGGATGCCCTGCAAGAAAAAAGCATTGCCTGGTCGCCGGGAGTGCGCTGGACGCAGCAGTACGTCAGCCTGGGCGCGAATCGTTTTCCGGTGGTGGCGCTGGAAATTGACCCTCGCAGCCCCGAAGTGAAGCTAAGACCAATCTGGGGCAATCCCGATATGAAGGGCACCCAGCCCCTCGTCACGACGGCACAGCGATCGCAGGCAGCCGCAGCCATCAACGGCGGATTTTTTAACCGCAATAATCAGCTGCCCCTGGGTGCAATCCGACGCGACGAACGCTGGATGTCTGGTCCCATCTTGAATCGGGGAGCGATCGGCTGGAATGAAAATGGCGATGTGGCGATCGGGCGACTCAGCATCCAGGAAACCCTGATCGCGGATAATGGCAACCGAATTGCCCTGCGTTCTTTGAACAGCGGCTTTGTCAATGCAGGCGTAGCACGGTACACGCGGGAATGGGGCACCAGCTACACGCCGATTATCAATAACGAACTGATTGTCACCGTCCAGAATAATCGTGTCGTGCGGCAGCAGCAGATGGGACTTGCCGGACAAACGGCGGTTAATATTCCCTCAGATGGTTACTTGCTCGTCGTGCGATCGGATAGAAATGCTGCGTCGGCTCTTACCGCTGGCACGGCTGTCCAGACTGAACTCACCGTTTCGCCAGATAACTTTGGCAACTATAGCCAGATTTTGGGCGGTGGTCCCGTACTGATGCTGGACGGACAGATTGTGCTCAATCCCACCGCAGAGCAGTTTTCCACTGCTTTTATTCAGCAGGCAGCTCCCCGCAGCGTCATTGCCACCACCGGAACGGGTAAACTCATGCTCATCACCGTGCATAACCGCATTGGAGGAGCGGGTCCCACCCTTTCTGAGGCAGCCAGAATCGTACAGCAGTTTGGCACAGTCAATGCGCTTAACCTGGATGGCGGCAGTTCTACGTCCCTTTATCTGGGAGGTCAGCTGATCGATCGCCCTGCCAGTACCGCAGCCCGTGTGCATAATGGCATTGGCGTGTTCGTGCAGCCCCGGCTTTAG
- a CDS encoding precorrin-8X methylmutase: MEWHITDAESLRVIDTEIGEHSFSPSEYEIVRRIIYATADFEYKSLIRFSDQALQGGAAALAARSTIVVDVPMVQVGITPIIQSTFANPVYCSMDAHTRPQREKTRVAWGIETLAKRYPEGIFVIGQAQTALVELVKLIEAEEIKPALVIGTPAGFLGVDEAVKRLKDSLVPHIRIEGRKGSAVVAAAIVNGLVDLAWQAYGKDSRMI; encoded by the coding sequence ATGGAGTGGCACATCACCGATGCTGAAAGTCTTAGAGTCATTGATACCGAAATCGGTGAGCATTCCTTTTCACCTTCGGAGTATGAAATTGTTCGGCGAATTATCTACGCTACGGCTGACTTCGAGTACAAGTCTTTAATTCGCTTTTCCGATCAGGCACTTCAGGGAGGCGCTGCTGCCCTTGCCGCCCGCAGTACGATCGTGGTTGATGTGCCAATGGTGCAGGTGGGCATTACTCCCATTATTCAAAGCACCTTTGCCAACCCGGTCTATTGCAGCATGGATGCCCATACCCGTCCCCAGCGCGAAAAAACCCGCGTTGCCTGGGGCATCGAAACGCTGGCAAAACGTTATCCCGAAGGCATTTTTGTCATCGGACAGGCGCAAACTGCCCTGGTGGAGCTGGTGAAATTAATTGAGGCAGAAGAAATTAAGCCTGCCCTGGTAATTGGAACCCCTGCCGGATTTTTGGGAGTAGATGAAGCGGTGAAGCGCTTGAAGGACTCCCTCGTGCCCCACATCCGGATCGAAGGACGCAAAGGCAGTGCGGTGGTCGCAGCAGCAATTGTAAATGGGCTGGTAGATCTAGCGTGGCAGGCTTACGGAAAGGATAGTCGGATGATTTAG
- a CDS encoding AI-2E family transporter, whose amino-acid sequence MFQALSRAPRFLTWGLAFPLLFLNGWLLLLVVRELEPLVSILISATVIAFLLDYPIRFLAQLNMPRGISVTLVFLVFIILLITLGFFLGPLILRQANELLTRLPEWIESGRQQLNSLETWAAEQQLPIDIRENVVQNIAQLGDRLTRTLRLFTGQLVSLVFGAIGSIVNVFLTIVFAAFLVLRGESLWTGLLSWLPAQWNAQIREFLPENFERFIVGQVTLATILSVEQTTLLFILGVPLALLFGVVIGACSLVPLGGVTSIIVVSLLLALQNFWLGVKVLLIALIVLQINDNVVGPRIIGDITGLNPVWMLISLFIGLKIAGALGLIIAVPIASFIKETGDRVRASKFDPLATAPPATLMVDTPEQPLPKK is encoded by the coding sequence ATGTTTCAAGCCCTCAGCCGTGCCCCACGCTTTCTAACCTGGGGATTGGCGTTTCCCCTTCTGTTCCTCAATGGTTGGCTGCTGCTGCTCGTCGTTCGCGAACTGGAGCCACTGGTTAGCATCCTGATCTCTGCTACGGTCATTGCTTTTCTGCTGGACTATCCGATTCGGTTCCTGGCACAGCTCAATATGCCGCGCGGCATTTCGGTGACGCTGGTTTTTCTGGTGTTCATTATTCTGCTGATTACGCTGGGCTTTTTCCTGGGTCCGCTGATTTTGCGGCAGGCAAACGAACTGCTAACCCGGCTTCCTGAATGGATTGAATCGGGCAGACAGCAGTTAAATAGCCTGGAGACCTGGGCAGCGGAGCAGCAGTTGCCGATCGATATCCGCGAGAACGTGGTGCAAAACATTGCTCAGTTGGGCGACCGGCTCACGCGCACTTTGAGACTGTTCACCGGGCAGTTGGTGAGCCTGGTATTTGGGGCGATCGGCAGTATTGTGAATGTGTTTCTGACGATCGTATTTGCGGCGTTTCTGGTGCTGCGGGGCGAAAGCCTGTGGACAGGGCTGCTCAGCTGGCTTCCAGCGCAGTGGAACGCCCAGATTCGGGAATTTCTGCCGGAGAACTTCGAGCGGTTTATTGTGGGTCAGGTCACGCTGGCAACTATTCTGAGCGTTGAGCAAACGACGCTGCTGTTTATTCTGGGGGTGCCGCTGGCGCTGCTGTTTGGCGTGGTGATTGGTGCCTGTAGTCTGGTACCGCTGGGCGGTGTCACCAGCATTATTGTCGTGAGTCTCCTGCTTGCCCTGCAAAATTTCTGGCTGGGTGTCAAGGTACTGCTGATTGCGCTGATCGTCCTTCAAATTAACGACAACGTGGTGGGTCCGCGCATCATCGGCGACATTACGGGACTGAATCCTGTCTGGATGCTAATTTCCCTGTTTATTGGCTTAAAGATTGCGGGTGCCCTGGGGCTGATTATTGCCGTGCCGATCGCCAGCTTTATTAAGGAAACGGGCGATCGGGTTCGGGCATCAAAGTTTGACCCCCTGGCAACTGCCCCTCCTGCCACGCTGATGGTGGATACGCCAGAACAGCCGCTTCCCAAGAAATAA
- a CDS encoding YbjQ family protein, whose translation MILSTTDVIQGAIVQSYLGVVTAEVVYGANALRDFFAGIRDIIGGRTASYERVFERGQQEALEELARRAERLGANAVIGIRVDTGTISLDNSGSLLLITATGTAVYFQSPQ comes from the coding sequence ATGATTTTATCAACAACCGATGTCATTCAAGGGGCGATCGTCCAGTCCTATTTAGGCGTCGTGACGGCAGAAGTAGTGTATGGCGCGAATGCCCTGCGCGATTTCTTTGCCGGAATTCGGGACATTATTGGCGGACGGACTGCCAGCTATGAGCGGGTGTTTGAACGGGGACAGCAGGAAGCCCTGGAGGAACTTGCAAGACGGGCAGAGCGGCTGGGAGCCAATGCCGTCATCGGAATCAGGGTCGATACGGGAACGATTAGCCTGGACAATTCGGGGAGCCTCCTGCTGATCACAGCAACGGGCACAGCCGTCTATTTTCAGTCGCCCCAGTAG
- a CDS encoding phosphomannose isomerase type II C-terminal cupin domain has product MAQAKEVTKSTTLSLTSPANAPSIAATELRPWGAFTVLEEGQGYKIKRIEVKPGHRLSLQMHHHRSEHWIVVSGTAKVICGDEEKLVFCNQSTYVPACTQHRLENPGVIPLVLIEVQNGEYLGEDDIIRFQDDYAREK; this is encoded by the coding sequence GTGGCTCAAGCCAAAGAAGTAACTAAATCTACCACCCTGAGTCTGACCAGCCCAGCAAACGCACCCAGCATCGCGGCAACTGAACTGCGCCCCTGGGGAGCGTTTACGGTTCTGGAGGAGGGACAGGGCTACAAGATTAAGCGGATTGAGGTAAAACCAGGACATCGCCTCAGCCTGCAAATGCACCACCACCGCAGCGAACACTGGATCGTGGTATCCGGTACAGCAAAGGTGATTTGCGGCGACGAAGAAAAGCTCGTGTTCTGCAATCAATCCACCTATGTTCCCGCCTGCACTCAGCACCGCCTGGAAAACCCCGGCGTAATTCCCCTGGTTCTGATCGAAGTGCAGAACGGCGAGTACCTGGGCGAGGATGACATTATTCGTTTCCAGGACGACTACGCCCGCGAAAAATAG
- a CDS encoding tetratricopeptide repeat protein, whose protein sequence is MNFSFLRRPTLFAVGVLFSASLVSLSPLPNMAQPAMAQSTAANNDERLNRLFEQGQTSVQAGNLPQAIEIYQQAAQIAPDNARIFSAIGFLQARQGNFQAAAEAYQRAVSLESDNADFHYALGFSQASLGNYQAAAQSYERATQLDRDNVDAYLGLGVVLSRQGNLEGAISAYRRVLALRPNNARIYESIGAAYLQKGDYQDALQALQQAARLDARRGTIQLNLGVALLNLGNTQEGMDALKRAADLEPRNGMIRMQIGDVYQAQGNVDQAITLYQQAISVQPDLKEAYVELGELYLSQQNYLMAIVTYRELTDLAPQDADAYFYLGQALQGRNRTDEAIAAFQKARDLYEQQNNRDGLAQVEAALDKLGQG, encoded by the coding sequence ATGAACTTCTCATTCCTGCGTCGTCCGACTTTGTTTGCCGTCGGTGTTCTGTTTTCTGCCAGCTTGGTGAGTCTGTCGCCTCTGCCGAATATGGCTCAGCCTGCTATGGCTCAGTCCACTGCTGCAAATAACGACGAGCGACTGAATCGACTGTTTGAACAGGGGCAAACCTCCGTTCAGGCAGGCAATTTGCCCCAGGCGATCGAAATCTATCAGCAAGCCGCTCAGATTGCGCCGGATAATGCCCGGATTTTTTCAGCGATCGGTTTTCTTCAGGCACGGCAGGGAAACTTTCAAGCCGCCGCAGAAGCCTATCAGCGAGCCGTTTCTCTGGAATCCGACAATGCAGACTTCCACTACGCCCTGGGTTTCAGTCAGGCGAGTCTGGGCAATTATCAGGCGGCAGCGCAGTCCTACGAACGGGCAACCCAGCTCGATCGCGACAATGTCGATGCCTATTTGGGGCTGGGGGTTGTGCTGTCCCGGCAGGGCAATCTAGAAGGCGCGATTTCAGCCTATCGGCGGGTGCTGGCGCTGCGTCCTAACAATGCGCGAATCTATGAGTCGATCGGTGCAGCCTATCTGCAAAAAGGCGATTACCAGGATGCGCTTCAGGCGCTTCAGCAGGCGGCTCGTCTGGATGCTCGACGCGGCACGATTCAGCTGAATTTGGGCGTGGCACTCCTGAATCTGGGCAACACGCAGGAAGGCATGGATGCCCTGAAGCGAGCAGCGGATCTGGAACCTCGAAACGGCATGATCCGGATGCAGATTGGCGATGTCTATCAGGCGCAGGGCAACGTGGATCAGGCGATCACCCTCTACCAGCAGGCAATTTCCGTCCAGCCTGACCTCAAGGAGGCATACGTAGAGCTGGGTGAGCTTTATCTGAGTCAGCAAAACTATCTGATGGCGATCGTCACCTACCGGGAACTGACTGACCTGGCACCCCAGGATGCGGATGCTTATTTCTATCTGGGGCAGGCACTCCAGGGGCGGAACCGTACCGATGAGGCGATCGCCGCGTTTCAAAAAGCCCGTGACCTCTACGAGCAGCAAAACAATCGGGATGGTCTGGCTCAGGTCGAAGCAGCGCTGGACAAGCTAGGACAGGGGTAG